The Solanum lycopersicum chromosome 2, SLM_r2.1 DNA window CTAATTACACACCAAAAGACATACAACATGACATGTTAGCTGAATATGGTGTGCGACTCACATATATGCAAGCTTGGAGAGCTAAAGAAGCAGCTCTTGAATTAATCCGGGGTGATCCAATTCAATCATATGCAAAGTTGCCAAGCTACTTTCACATACTAGAGGCGACTTACCCTGGTTCTCATATAAGATTTCACAAATCAGAGGATGACCATTTTTTATATGCATTTTTAGCTTTGTTCACCTCGATAAAAGGATGGGAATATTGTAGACCAATTGTAGTTGTTGATGGAACTTTCTTAAAAGGAGCATACAAAGGGACACTGTTAACCGCTAATACCTTAGATGCAGCAGGTCAGACTTTCGAATATGATactgttttttatttgaatttttgaactatgtattaaaattgaattatgattgcagtaaaaatgtattaaacttgtattaaaaaaaGTGTACATGGTGCAGGGAGTATATTGCCACTTGCTTATGCTATTGTCGATTCAGAGAATGATTCATTTTGGAGGTGGTTTTTTGAGCAATTCAGAGATGCATTTGGTCAAAGACCAGAGATGTGTATCGTTTTCGATAGGCATGCAAGCATTATTAAGGCAGTTTCAACAGTTTATGATGAAGTACCTCATTTTGCATGTATGTGGCACTTACtgcaaaacataatgaaaaatttcAGAAGAAGTCAACAAAGGGTCACTGAGTTGTTCTACTCTATGGCAAAAACATACACCATGACAGAATTTAATCAATGTATGACAATGGTTGAGAAGATATATAAGAGGATCAAAGATTACTTGTTGAACATTGGATACAACAAATGGTCGTGTGTGCATGCTGAAGTAAACAGAACTTGGATGATGACATCAAATATAGCAGAATCAGTCAATTCACGAACAAGACATGCCAAAGTTCTTACAGTCTTGCAACTCTTGGAATTCATGAGACAACTTGTACAGAAATGGAATAACAATAACAGATCAAAAGCGACATTTTTAGGTTGTCACCTTggaaaaaagtatgaaaatatattgCGGCGCAATAAAACTGCATCAGAGAAATTAAAGGTATGCCTAATCTGTTTGCTAGTATTTTTCTTCGGATTCATATCTAACATCTctcttgaatatatttttttttcataggtTGTAgagacaaataaatatgtgtataCCGTACTTGATGGTATTACACAATTCACAGTATGTCTTCACCAACGTACATGCACATGTGGGAGATTTCAATTGGATGAGTTACCATGTCCACATGCTTTGGCTGTTTTAACAATAAAACACACTGGTTATGAGAAATATTGTTCGGCTtactatacaagaaaaaatttattgttgACATATCAATTTCAAATGGATCCCCTGCCAAATGAAAGTACATGGAACACACCAACACATGTTCTTGAAGATATTGTACTTCCACCTCATGGAAAGAGACCTCCGGGAAggccaaaaaataaaagacatactCAACTGAGAGAAGATGGATTCAAGAAGGCGAAAATTACATGCAGCAATTGTGGACAACATGATCACAACAGGAAGACTTGCAAAAATGTCAGGCcttatgatcaagaataaaaaaataatttgtttagtaGTTTGTTTTAGAAGCTCATTGACTCTACGAATTTGGATCATGTTCGGTTATATGGTTTATATATTTAGTTCCGCAATCTCGTGTTATTCAGTTTAATAGAATGCTTTCTTAGTTGTGCAATCTCATGTTATTCAGTTTACTGGAATGTTTCTATGTGTATAGttacattttatatgatatatagatGAAATGATATAGTTTACTGGAATAACTCAGTTGAGCTTGAGGCTTGGAAATGTCTTGCTGAGTATATTTGTCAGGTTGGGGAATTTGGGTGATGCTTGGTATGTTTTTGGTTTGTTAGTATTTTTGTAATATAGCTTTAATTcaaagtttaattcacttgttagtatttgtgtaatacaactttagcttaggtttaattcaggtttaattcaattgttacatagatttaattcaagtttaattcaggtttaattcaatTGTTACCATTTGTGTAATATagatttaattcaagtttaattcaggtttaattcacttgtggAAATTTTAAGATTAATGTCTTGTTCTAAttctataaagaaaaataggatttcaaaaaaataaatagtatcgATTCGTAACACAGAAGTTCATATATTTgcaaccaaaaaaaatacatgatatttttttatagttttcacAACTTATTGAGGTTTCATGTTTACCTcgaaaattacaaatttttactacttaaattacatattcaaataaaaCTATAACTTTAAATCAAcctaattacaattttttactaCCATTTCCTGCCAGTTTTACATGAGCATTCATAGTG harbors:
- the LOC112940974 gene encoding uncharacterized protein — translated: MTNIAVMLYFNRRWDPSNKYINYLADGVLIHTESTFATLVSVIATQLSIDTSTSKVEIRYKFDERSPPIQIHNDMGVKVYLETKKEHRDMTRYPLCVTTTEPVNLETNAALIPLLCSDTSGDMRVIHNSYFSNTFNGIDEAIGLIGFGSCEEVDELEELAPGIIINPNHSLFEKDQVYKNKYVLTSALKRHSILNHFQFKTTRSSAISYSIQCLGESCSWSLRASSLNKSEMFKIREFESEHTCLLLHNSLSERLATKSIVGSIIVGKYAEPDANYTPKDIQHDMLAEYGVRLTYMQAWRAKEAALELIRGDPIQSYAKLPSYFHILEATYPGSHIRFHKSEDDHFLYAFLALFTSIKGWEYCRPIVVVDGTFLKGAYKGTLLTANTLDAAGSILPLAYAIVDSENDSFWRWFFEQFRDAFGQRPEMCIVFDRHASIIKAVSTVYDEVPHFACMWHLLQNIMKNFRRSQQRVTELFYSMAKTYTMTEFNQCMTMVEKIYKRIKDYLLNIGYNKWSCVHAEVNRTWMMTSNIAESVNSRTRHAKVLTVLQLLEFMRQLVQKWNNNNRSKATFLGCHLGKKYENILRRNKTASEKLKVVETNKYVYTVLDGITQFTVCLHQRTCTCGRFQLDELPCPHALAVLTIKHTGYEKYCSAYYTRKNLLLTYQFQMDPLPNESTWNTPTHVLEDIVLPPHGKRPPGRPKNKRHTQLREDGFKKAKITCSNCGQHDHNRKTCKNVRPYDQE